One window from the genome of Limnochordia bacterium encodes:
- a CDS encoding arsenic transporter, with product MQQVAVIGVFCITFCLILFRPRGINEGVAGAVGAILMVLLRVIDLKDIQEVLLTTWQLVVMLLAMMVISIVVDKAGFFKWLAIHAARASSGNGRRLFLNTFLIGTAVTTVISNDATALIITPIVYGFVSELNLNSVPFLLVCTFIADTASLSLPVSNLTNLLVYDQLGLSFIPYIRAMFLPTLVAVVINYLVFRCLFSKSIPTSFPVSDLPEPEEFVNHQGFFRFSSWGLIVITFGYVIGSALGVPLYLIALFGALALLVYGMLCGQLTAKEVFSQVSWSVLVFVIGMFLVVKGIQKTGLPDAAGRYFLARANGSMLKGILYTAIGTALGSNLINNVPMDLLMVSTISTLPETTAIAPLAYATVLGAGLGPNLTVIGSLATMLWLATVRRKGVIITPMYYLKVGLLTAPLLIIGASLALWLSLLIFGY from the coding sequence ATGCAACAAGTGGCGGTTATTGGCGTTTTCTGTATTACGTTTTGCTTGATCTTGTTTCGTCCCCGGGGTATCAATGAAGGCGTCGCTGGAGCAGTCGGGGCGATACTCATGGTGCTACTTCGGGTCATTGATCTGAAGGATATCCAAGAAGTGTTATTGACCACCTGGCAGCTTGTGGTCATGCTTCTAGCGATGATGGTCATCTCCATTGTTGTGGACAAGGCTGGTTTTTTCAAGTGGCTGGCCATTCATGCCGCCCGGGCATCTTCCGGCAATGGAAGACGGTTATTTTTAAATACGTTTCTCATCGGGACTGCCGTGACTACTGTCATTAGCAACGATGCCACTGCCCTGATTATCACTCCCATCGTCTACGGATTTGTTTCGGAATTGAACCTAAACTCAGTGCCTTTTCTGTTGGTGTGTACGTTTATTGCCGATACTGCTTCCTTAAGTCTACCGGTGAGTAACCTCACGAATCTGCTGGTTTATGATCAATTGGGCCTATCCTTCATTCCCTATATACGGGCTATGTTCTTACCTACCCTGGTGGCAGTAGTAATAAACTATCTGGTGTTTCGCTGTTTATTCTCAAAGTCAATTCCCACATCCTTTCCCGTATCAGACTTACCAGAGCCGGAGGAGTTTGTCAATCATCAAGGCTTTTTCCGGTTTTCCTCCTGGGGACTGATCGTAATTACCTTCGGGTATGTAATCGGATCTGCCCTGGGGGTACCATTGTATCTCATCGCCTTGTTCGGTGCTTTAGCGCTGTTGGTTTATGGTATGCTTTGTGGACAGCTCACAGCAAAAGAGGTTTTCTCGCAGGTCTCGTGGAGTGTGTTAGTATTTGTCATTGGTATGTTCTTGGTGGTAAAAGGGATCCAGAAGACGGGGCTACCCGATGCTGCGGGCCGCTACTTCCTGGCGCGAGCCAATGGTAGTATGCTAAAAGGGATCTTGTATACTGCTATTGGTACAGCCCTCGGCTCCAATCTCATTAATAATGTACCCATGGACTTGCTGATGGTTTCCACCATTAGTACCCTACCGGAAACAACCGCCATTGCCCCCTTAGCCTATGCCACAGTCTTAGGGGCAGGATTAGGACCGAATCTTACCGTAATCGGCTCTTTAGCTACCATGCTTTGGTTGGCTACGGTTAGGCGTAAGGGTGTGATCATTACCCCGATGTATTACCTGAAAGTGGGTCTTCTTACGGCACCGCTTCTGATTATTGGTGCAAGTTTGGCCCTATGGTTATCGTTACTTATCTTCGGTTACTAG
- a CDS encoding NAD(P)H-dependent oxidoreductase subunit E — protein MVSIKVCVGSSCYLKGAHKVVECLQDAICKAGIAEQVELSCVFCLGHCQNGPNIQINDELISGVTPQRAKELIEEVILPQVRGD, from the coding sequence TTGGTATCGATCAAAGTTTGCGTGGGCAGCTCCTGTTATCTAAAGGGAGCCCATAAAGTTGTTGAGTGCCTCCAAGATGCTATCTGCAAAGCGGGTATTGCAGAACAAGTCGAACTGAGTTGTGTCTTTTGCCTGGGCCATTGCCAAAATGGTCCCAACATACAAATCAATGATGAACTGATCAGCGGTGTTACACCGCAAAGGGCAAAGGAACTGATTGAAGAGGTCATTTTGCCGCAAGTGAGGGGAGACTAA
- a CDS encoding PAS domain-containing protein, which produces MGIITTNIAHCKDCYKCVRRCPLKAIRVIEGHAQVWDELCVHDGACINVCPQGAKKVESHIERVQTLLNDRRPVIASVAPSFAAVWPNQVRTLPGILKQLGFAAVQETAVAAELVAREHKKELIARKQAEGPLPLITSSCPAVVELIEKHFPESVDLVAKVVSPMIFHGHMLKEHYGRDCRVVFLGPCVAKKAEMDINEHRGVIDAVLTFEELEELCADLPLELGKPAGDFALPHPSSARLFPLEGGLIETAGMDTSMLAGSIRAISGMQECIDFLQELRDNRQEHLEIVELMACKNGCIGGPAISQTLHTEKRRQAVIDWYQGAKDESASEILAPARVPTRTYRSDTAARLPEPPDEAIREILAQIGKFSSADELNCGACGYNTCREKAVAVYHKAAEIDMCIPYMRKRAESLANVIMQSIPNGIVVCNRDLNIVTLNPAAEHMFVCSLENIKGKKLGYLIDPKYFRQALSTQELTIVEVAYPNYHLTTKQYILYVEEQDVVIGILVDITQEQKQQAELTTLRQETLVKAQEVIDKQMRVAQEIAGLLGETTAETKVLLTRLSNYIREEGNGHG; this is translated from the coding sequence ATGGGAATTATCACGACCAACATAGCCCACTGTAAAGACTGCTATAAATGCGTCCGCCGGTGTCCGCTGAAGGCGATTCGCGTCATTGAGGGCCATGCCCAGGTGTGGGATGAGCTCTGTGTACACGACGGCGCCTGCATCAATGTCTGTCCCCAAGGGGCTAAAAAGGTCGAATCCCATATAGAAAGGGTCCAGACCCTGCTAAATGATCGTAGGCCGGTAATTGCTAGTGTGGCACCTTCCTTTGCCGCGGTGTGGCCGAACCAAGTAAGGACCCTCCCCGGTATTCTGAAACAGTTGGGTTTTGCCGCAGTCCAAGAGACAGCAGTAGCCGCAGAGTTGGTGGCCAGAGAACATAAAAAAGAACTTATCGCACGCAAACAGGCTGAGGGTCCCTTGCCTCTAATCACCAGCAGTTGTCCTGCGGTGGTGGAACTTATCGAAAAGCACTTCCCTGAGAGTGTCGATCTTGTGGCTAAGGTAGTCTCGCCGATGATCTTCCACGGTCATATGTTAAAGGAACACTACGGTAGGGATTGCCGAGTCGTTTTTCTTGGTCCCTGTGTCGCTAAGAAAGCTGAAATGGACATTAACGAACATCGGGGAGTAATCGATGCAGTACTGACCTTTGAGGAATTGGAAGAACTATGCGCTGACTTGCCCTTGGAGCTAGGCAAGCCAGCTGGGGATTTCGCCTTACCCCACCCTAGTTCTGCCCGTCTTTTTCCCTTAGAAGGTGGCTTAATCGAGACCGCAGGAATGGACACAAGCATGTTAGCTGGTTCCATCCGCGCCATTAGTGGCATGCAAGAGTGCATTGATTTCCTACAAGAGCTCCGAGACAACAGACAAGAGCATCTTGAGATCGTCGAGTTAATGGCTTGCAAGAATGGCTGTATTGGTGGACCAGCAATCAGTCAAACCCTGCATACCGAAAAACGACGCCAAGCAGTCATTGATTGGTACCAGGGAGCAAAGGATGAATCAGCCAGTGAGATCCTAGCCCCGGCTCGGGTACCAACAAGGACCTATCGGTCAGATACTGCAGCCAGACTCCCCGAGCCCCCCGATGAGGCGATCCGGGAGATCCTTGCACAGATTGGCAAGTTCAGCTCAGCCGATGAGCTCAATTGCGGGGCCTGTGGATATAATACCTGCCGAGAAAAGGCAGTGGCCGTCTATCATAAGGCTGCGGAAATAGACATGTGTATTCCCTACATGCGCAAGCGGGCGGAGTCCCTTGCCAATGTAATCATGCAGTCCATTCCCAACGGTATTGTAGTCTGTAATCGCGACCTAAATATTGTGACCTTGAATCCCGCGGCAGAGCACATGTTTGTCTGCAGCTTAGAAAACATCAAGGGCAAAAAGTTAGGTTATCTCATCGACCCTAAATACTTCCGTCAGGCACTGTCTACACAGGAACTAACCATTGTTGAAGTGGCATACCCAAATTACCATCTGACCACTAAGCAATACATTCTCTACGTAGAGGAGCAGGACGTGGTTATTGGGATTTTGGTGGACATTACCCAGGAGCAAAAGCAACAAGCAGAGCTTACTACCCTAAGACAAGAGACCCTAGTAAAAGCCCAGGAGGTTATTGATAAGCAAATGCGGGTTGCCCAAGAGATTGCCGGTTTGCTTGGAGAGACAACTGCGGAAACCAAAGTACTGCTGACTAGGTTAAGCAACTATATCCGGGAGGAGGGGAACGGCCATGGCTGA
- a CDS encoding redox-sensing transcriptional repressor Rex — MAQLISIPKPTLERLPRYLRVLHHQKEKGNTFISSGVLGHEIGVDEFQVRKDLQHVKISGRPGKGYFIDDLIDSIEELLGLNNVNEAIVIGAGRLGQAISLYSGFDRYGLRIVALFDHDPIKIGHKIGEKPILNVAKMPDLIRRMAIPMAVITVPAEHAQSVAEQAILGGVRAIWNFAPVVLEVPAGVHVRNEDLAVGLASLSHHLAKASKRKTKI; from the coding sequence ATGGCTCAACTAATATCAATACCAAAACCGACCCTGGAGAGACTGCCACGTTATTTGCGGGTGTTGCACCATCAAAAGGAAAAGGGGAACACCTTCATTTCTTCAGGGGTACTAGGACATGAGATCGGGGTCGACGAATTCCAGGTCCGCAAGGACCTACAGCATGTGAAAATAAGTGGCCGCCCGGGGAAGGGATACTTTATCGATGACCTAATCGACAGCATCGAAGAGCTCTTAGGGCTCAACAATGTTAACGAAGCAATTGTCATCGGAGCCGGACGCCTCGGGCAGGCCATCAGCCTCTATTCAGGATTTGACCGGTATGGTCTGCGGATTGTTGCTTTATTTGATCATGATCCGATTAAGATCGGACATAAAATAGGGGAAAAACCTATCCTGAATGTGGCTAAAATGCCCGATTTGATTAGACGTATGGCCATCCCAATGGCAGTAATTACAGTACCTGCCGAACATGCCCAAAGCGTAGCCGAACAGGCCATCCTAGGCGGGGTGCGAGCCATTTGGAACTTCGCACCGGTGGTCTTGGAGGTGCCCGCGGGGGTGCATGTACGCAACGAGGATCTTGCCGTTGGGTTGGCATCTTTATCCCATCATCTAGCGAAGGCATCAAAGAGAAAGACTAAAATCTAG
- a CDS encoding NAD(P)H-dependent oxidoreductase subunit E, giving the protein MEAKPVATQDIRNFAKVNAIIEKYGKKPEALIAILQEIQDEYRYLPEEILAYVATALNISPAKVFGVTTFYAQFSTIPKGKYIIQVCDGTACHVRGSNPLIETIQKTLNISEEKPTTDDLLFTLETVSCLGACGLAPVMVVNGKVFGEMTPEATKKLLLKLQSGEEILDD; this is encoded by the coding sequence ATGGAAGCAAAACCAGTGGCAACCCAAGACATCCGCAATTTTGCCAAGGTAAATGCGATTATTGAAAAATATGGGAAGAAACCAGAAGCCCTGATCGCCATCCTCCAGGAAATTCAGGATGAGTATCGATATTTACCCGAAGAGATCCTGGCCTATGTGGCAACAGCCCTAAACATTTCACCGGCAAAAGTCTTTGGCGTAACAACCTTTTACGCCCAGTTCTCAACCATACCCAAGGGCAAATACATCATCCAAGTGTGTGATGGTACAGCCTGTCATGTGCGGGGCTCGAATCCATTGATCGAGACAATCCAAAAAACCCTAAACATCTCAGAGGAGAAACCCACCACTGACGACCTCCTATTTACCCTTGAGACCGTATCCTGCCTTGGTGCCTGTGGCCTTGCACCGGTTATGGTGGTCAACGGAAAGGTGTTTGGTGAAATGACCCCCGAGGCTACCAAAAAACTTCTTTTGAAACTGCAAAGTGGGGAGGAGATTCTCGATGATTAA
- a CDS encoding [FeFe] hydrogenase, group A, whose protein sequence is MGKLTINNREVTFTDEKNLLEVIRHAGIDLPTFCYHSELSVYGGCRMCVVEIDGMGVVASCSTPPSEGMVVRTHTDGLQKIRKLALELILADHDRECTTCKKSGACKLQDLSHRLGVEQIRFGHRDKHLPIDESSPSIVRDPNKCILCGDCVRMCEEVQGIGILGFANRGSDAVVTPAFGKNMAEVDCVSCGQCAAVCPTGALTVKYEYEKAFEQIAQGRIVIAQIAPAVRVAVGEAFGLPSGENSIGKLVAALKHLGFSKVFDTSVTADLTVLEETEELIERVTNQAANLPLFTSCCPAWVTFAEQYYPNLLPNLSTCRSPQQMFGSVVKRYYAEKLGVKPEDIYMVSIMPCTAKKFEAKRSEFTTNGVADVDLVLTTQEIVAMLKNAGIDFAALDVEPFDSPLGFATGAGIIFGVSGGVSEAVLRYAAERLGGDSESEMEVVKHITPEGITIVTTKLGELTLRLAVVSGLANARKLLDSLENLKVDVVEVMACPGGCINGAGQPQSFNGDRRKQRTKGLISAEKMTQLRKSQQNPTLLNLYNEWLDEPGSAIAHRALHTEYKPRRRLSGLGLSLESGAQIDVEVCIGTCCYLRGSYDILQELSKQLRKADCEDRVNLKGTFCFEQCSGGPMVRIGDTLIGNVTLEKVPELVQRIIDQTEETH, encoded by the coding sequence GTGGGTAAACTGACAATTAATAATCGAGAAGTTACCTTTACCGACGAGAAGAACCTGTTGGAAGTTATCCGTCATGCGGGGATCGATCTACCCACCTTTTGCTATCATTCTGAGTTAAGTGTGTACGGCGGATGTCGGATGTGTGTAGTGGAAATTGACGGGATGGGGGTTGTGGCCTCCTGTTCCACTCCACCTAGTGAAGGAATGGTGGTGCGTACCCATACTGATGGCCTGCAGAAGATCCGTAAGCTCGCCCTAGAGCTAATCCTTGCTGATCATGATCGTGAGTGTACCACCTGCAAAAAGAGCGGTGCCTGCAAACTACAGGATCTTTCCCACAGACTAGGTGTGGAGCAGATCCGGTTTGGACACCGGGACAAGCATCTGCCTATCGATGAGAGTAGCCCGAGCATCGTGCGGGATCCAAACAAATGTATCCTCTGTGGTGACTGTGTACGCATGTGTGAGGAAGTACAGGGAATTGGCATCCTGGGGTTTGCCAATCGGGGATCTGATGCAGTGGTAACTCCTGCCTTTGGTAAGAACATGGCAGAAGTAGACTGTGTTAGCTGTGGCCAATGTGCTGCGGTATGCCCAACAGGTGCCCTCACGGTGAAGTACGAATACGAAAAAGCCTTTGAGCAGATTGCTCAAGGCAGGATAGTCATCGCGCAGATTGCCCCTGCGGTACGGGTAGCTGTAGGAGAGGCCTTTGGACTTCCTTCAGGAGAGAACAGCATTGGTAAACTGGTTGCTGCCCTAAAACACCTTGGCTTTTCTAAGGTCTTTGATACTAGCGTTACTGCAGACTTAACAGTCCTAGAAGAGACCGAGGAACTAATTGAGAGAGTGACCAACCAGGCAGCCAACTTACCTCTGTTTACCTCTTGCTGTCCCGCGTGGGTCACCTTTGCTGAACAGTACTATCCGAACCTGTTGCCCAATTTATCTACCTGCAGGTCACCCCAGCAGATGTTCGGCTCAGTTGTGAAAAGATACTACGCAGAAAAACTTGGCGTAAAACCTGAGGATATTTACATGGTCTCGATCATGCCCTGTACCGCCAAGAAGTTCGAAGCCAAACGGAGTGAGTTCACCACCAATGGCGTAGCTGATGTGGATCTAGTGCTCACCACCCAGGAAATTGTGGCGATGCTCAAGAATGCCGGTATTGACTTTGCCGCACTGGATGTAGAACCCTTCGACAGCCCCTTGGGGTTTGCCACAGGAGCGGGCATCATCTTCGGTGTTAGCGGCGGTGTCAGTGAGGCGGTGCTACGCTACGCAGCCGAAAGACTCGGTGGCGATAGCGAATCAGAGATGGAGGTGGTCAAGCACATTACCCCCGAAGGTATTACAATAGTAACCACCAAGCTTGGGGAACTGACCTTGCGTCTTGCGGTGGTAAGCGGACTGGCCAATGCCAGAAAACTTCTGGATAGCCTAGAGAACCTTAAAGTAGACGTGGTTGAGGTCATGGCTTGTCCCGGCGGTTGTATCAACGGTGCTGGCCAACCCCAAAGCTTCAACGGGGATCGGAGGAAACAGCGCACAAAGGGACTGATTAGTGCAGAGAAGATGACCCAGTTGCGCAAGTCCCAACAGAATCCAACCCTGCTCAATCTGTATAACGAGTGGCTGGATGAACCCGGCAGCGCCATTGCCCATCGGGCTTTGCATACAGAATACAAGCCCCGCAGGCGCCTTTCGGGTCTAGGTCTTTCCTTAGAATCTGGTGCACAGATCGATGTAGAGGTTTGCATTGGCACCTGCTGCTACCTTAGAGGGTCCTATGACATTCTCCAGGAGCTATCTAAGCAACTGCGTAAAGCCGACTGTGAAGACAGAGTAAACCTAAAAGGCACCTTCTGCTTCGAGCAATGCAGTGGGGGACCCATGGTCCGCATTGGCGATACCCTAATCGGTAATGTCACTTTGGAGAAGGTCCCTGAGCTTGTACAAAGAATTATTGATCAAACGGAGGAAACGCACTAA
- a CDS encoding DNA repair exonuclease yields the protein MHTADIHLDSPLLGLVRYEGAPVEYLRSTTRRALSNLVELCLTEKVDFLLISGDLYDGNWRDYNTGLFLSAQFARLREANIPVFIIRGNHDAQSIITHNLHFPDNVTELSTEGPETHFLNELGVAIHGQGFGTRAVTDNISLAYPAPIPGLLNIGLLHTSAEGRAGHEPYAPCRVDQLTEKGYDYWALGHVHKREVLAENPWVVFPGNTQGRHINEEGRKGCTVVTADPGKINTVAERELDVLRWQRITLDACDAATTNDLLDQAWQATQMAQDANPNKFLALRFVITGATAIDRRLRTDHDYWVNNLRAVATDVSGGNVWVERVLVQTRPRVRLKEITEHHHPIAFLLDFIEQIPDNKQYVLQLLEELDDLQEVLAKLPNQPNLQEPEVYQALLADAAGFLTTRLYEAGGDTTDEV from the coding sequence GTGCACACTGCGGACATCCATCTGGATAGCCCTCTTCTAGGACTCGTACGCTACGAGGGAGCTCCAGTGGAGTATCTACGTTCCACCACCCGCAGAGCCTTATCTAACCTTGTTGAACTATGCCTTACGGAAAAGGTCGACTTTCTTCTCATCTCGGGAGATCTATACGATGGAAATTGGAGAGACTACAACACCGGTCTATTCCTGTCCGCCCAGTTTGCCAGATTACGGGAGGCTAATATTCCAGTCTTCATCATCCGGGGAAACCATGATGCCCAAAGCATCATCACCCACAATCTCCATTTCCCGGACAACGTAACCGAGCTTTCCACCGAGGGCCCTGAAACCCACTTCCTAAATGAGCTAGGAGTAGCCATTCACGGCCAGGGTTTTGGCACCCGCGCCGTTACAGATAATATCAGTCTTGCCTACCCCGCACCAATCCCAGGCTTGTTGAATATCGGGTTGCTGCACACCTCAGCCGAGGGTCGTGCAGGGCATGAACCCTATGCTCCCTGTCGGGTAGACCAACTAACGGAAAAAGGATACGACTATTGGGCCCTAGGGCATGTACATAAAAGAGAAGTTTTAGCCGAGAACCCTTGGGTCGTCTTTCCCGGCAATACCCAGGGCAGACACATCAACGAAGAAGGGCGAAAGGGATGCACCGTGGTCACTGCAGATCCCGGCAAAATTAATACCGTGGCAGAAAGAGAGCTTGATGTCCTACGTTGGCAAAGGATCACCCTTGATGCCTGTGATGCTGCCACTACCAATGACCTCTTGGATCAGGCGTGGCAAGCCACCCAAATGGCCCAGGATGCCAACCCAAACAAGTTCTTGGCCCTTCGGTTTGTCATCACCGGTGCCACCGCCATTGATCGAAGGCTCAGAACCGACCATGATTACTGGGTAAATAACCTGCGGGCAGTGGCCACAGATGTGAGTGGGGGCAACGTATGGGTGGAAAGGGTGCTTGTACAAACAAGACCCAGGGTAAGATTAAAGGAGATTACAGAGCATCATCATCCCATCGCATTCCTTTTGGATTTCATCGAGCAAATACCAGACAACAAGCAGTACGTACTCCAGTTGCTAGAAGAGCTGGATGATCTACAGGAGGTCTTAGCCAAACTACCTAACCAGCCAAATCTACAAGAGCCTGAGGTTTACCAAGCACTTCTTGCTGATGCCGCTGGTTTTCTCACCACTCGGTTGTATGAGGCAGGAGGGGACACCACCGATGAGGTTTAG
- a CDS encoding NADH-quinone oxidoreductase subunit NuoF produces MIKSTADLQQIKERFTNTVSGERKRISVCAGTGCVVNGSLKVIAAFEEEIKKRGLLVDLKMLSDGCEGVRVSQTGCHGFCQMGPLVYINPGDMLLVKVTVDDVPEIVESCILKDELPPEKNRYHHPQTDQTYIQGEEIPFYKRQNRRVLHNCGHIDPANIEEYIAKDGYFALAKAITEKTPEEVCQIVIDSGLRGRGGGGFPSGRKWLFTRKAEGDKKYVVCNGDEGDPGAFMDRSVMEGDPHKLIEGMVIAAYAVGADEGYIYVRAEYPLAIQRLQQAIKTAESQGLLGNNILGSDFSFTLHISKGAGAFVCGEETALLASIEGNRGMPRPKPPYPANKGLFDRPTVINNVETFANVPAIVLAGADTFKSVGTEQSPGTKTFALTGEIANTGLIEVPMGTSLGDIVFEIGGGMRQNKEFKAVQIGGPSGGCLTKDHLEVPLDFDSLKKYGAMIGSGGLVVMDEGTCMVEVARFFMKFAQNESCGKCVLCREGTKRMLEILDKIVAGQGELSDLDLLVEIGEAVKAGSLCGLGKTAPNPVLTTMKYFKEEYLAHVVDKRCPAGVCQSLKKYVIDPEKCRGCSKCARQCPAGCISGKIKEPFVIDQDACLKCGSCVAACPFGAIEEVA; encoded by the coding sequence ATGATTAAGTCCACAGCAGATCTGCAACAAATCAAAGAACGCTTCACCAACACAGTCTCTGGTGAGCGAAAACGGATCTCCGTTTGTGCTGGTACCGGTTGTGTAGTAAACGGCTCTCTTAAGGTAATTGCTGCCTTTGAAGAGGAGATTAAAAAACGTGGATTACTCGTGGATCTAAAGATGCTATCCGATGGCTGTGAGGGAGTACGGGTTTCCCAAACCGGTTGTCACGGCTTCTGTCAGATGGGTCCTTTAGTATACATTAATCCAGGTGATATGCTACTGGTTAAGGTAACCGTTGATGATGTCCCAGAAATCGTGGAATCTTGCATTCTAAAGGACGAACTACCTCCAGAGAAAAACCGTTATCATCATCCACAAACGGACCAAACCTATATACAAGGCGAAGAGATACCCTTCTACAAAAGGCAGAACCGTCGGGTCCTACACAACTGCGGTCACATTGACCCAGCCAACATTGAAGAGTACATCGCCAAAGACGGCTACTTCGCCCTGGCCAAAGCTATTACTGAGAAGACCCCCGAGGAAGTATGCCAGATTGTCATTGACTCAGGACTGCGGGGTAGGGGAGGCGGCGGTTTTCCCTCTGGACGAAAGTGGCTCTTTACCCGCAAAGCCGAAGGGGATAAGAAATATGTAGTCTGTAACGGAGACGAGGGGGACCCCGGTGCCTTTATGGACCGCTCGGTCATGGAGGGAGATCCCCACAAACTGATTGAGGGTATGGTCATTGCTGCCTATGCCGTGGGAGCTGACGAAGGATACATCTACGTCCGCGCGGAATACCCCTTAGCCATTCAAAGACTTCAGCAGGCGATCAAAACTGCCGAAAGCCAAGGCCTGCTTGGTAACAATATTTTGGGCAGTGACTTCTCCTTCACCCTGCATATTAGTAAGGGCGCGGGGGCCTTTGTCTGCGGAGAGGAAACAGCCTTACTTGCATCCATCGAAGGTAACCGGGGGATGCCAAGGCCTAAGCCTCCTTATCCGGCAAACAAGGGACTATTCGATAGACCAACAGTAATCAATAACGTGGAAACCTTCGCCAATGTGCCAGCTATCGTGCTTGCTGGTGCCGATACCTTTAAATCCGTAGGTACAGAGCAAAGTCCAGGTACCAAGACCTTCGCGCTTACCGGAGAGATTGCCAATACCGGACTAATTGAAGTGCCCATGGGTACAAGCCTCGGGGATATTGTCTTTGAAATTGGCGGTGGCATGCGTCAAAACAAGGAGTTTAAGGCGGTTCAAATCGGAGGACCCTCCGGCGGTTGCCTGACCAAAGACCATCTAGAAGTACCCTTAGACTTTGACTCCCTGAAGAAATACGGTGCCATGATTGGTTCAGGTGGCCTTGTGGTAATGGACGAGGGTACCTGCATGGTAGAAGTAGCACGCTTTTTCATGAAGTTTGCCCAGAATGAATCCTGCGGCAAATGCGTCCTCTGTCGCGAGGGCACCAAACGGATGCTCGAAATCCTAGATAAGATCGTGGCTGGGCAGGGGGAATTGTCCGACCTAGACCTATTGGTGGAGATTGGTGAGGCAGTGAAAGCCGGGTCCTTATGTGGTCTTGGTAAGACAGCACCAAACCCAGTTCTTACAACTATGAAATACTTCAAAGAGGAGTACTTGGCCCATGTGGTGGACAAACGTTGTCCTGCCGGGGTGTGCCAGTCTTTGAAGAAGTATGTGATTGACCCTGAAAAATGCCGGGGTTGCAGCAAGTGTGCCCGCCAGTGCCCTGCAGGCTGTATCAGTGGCAAAATCAAGGAACCCTTTGTCATTGACCAGGACGCATGCCTAAAATGCGGCAGCTGTGTTGCAGCATGTCCCTTTGGCGCAATTGAGGAGGTGGCCTAA
- a CDS encoding serine/threonine-protein phosphatase, giving the protein MADFYVEIGLSCLPKYTEELCGDTVRTTTDEHSVVSVVSDGLGSGVKASILSTLTTSIASRMFTAGVSLEDMMETISATLPMCRERKIAYATLTAIEIRRTGQAFLAEFDAPGALLLRDLQPVRLERTPRRVGQRPLTINEAHFWMQENDYLVCVTDGVIHAGIGAKLALGLGEAGLQEFLQARLTPNMTAQEVADRITEYVHYLYNGKPGDDATTLVLKIRKPKRLMVLVGPPKDRALDKALAHKLAYYPGTKVVCGGTTAKLVARELGRQIEIDLEQFPVEHPPTGQIEGIDLVTEGIITLCGAAQFLENKNQDHQEDSPAVLLGQMLLASDYIDFHVGGAINPAHQNPELPFDLALKQQVVNKIAAALAHRGKRVQVQLY; this is encoded by the coding sequence ATGGCTGATTTCTACGTCGAGATTGGGCTTAGTTGTTTACCTAAATACACAGAAGAACTGTGTGGGGATACAGTGCGCACCACAACAGATGAGCACTCCGTCGTTAGTGTAGTCTCCGATGGGTTGGGCAGTGGGGTTAAAGCAAGCATTCTCTCGACCTTAACAACAAGTATTGCCTCCCGGATGTTTACCGCGGGTGTATCCTTGGAAGACATGATGGAAACCATTAGTGCCACCCTACCCATGTGTAGGGAACGGAAGATCGCCTATGCCACCCTAACGGCGATTGAGATCCGCAGAACCGGCCAAGCCTTCCTCGCGGAATTCGATGCCCCCGGGGCACTCCTCCTCCGGGATCTACAACCGGTGCGATTGGAGCGAACTCCCCGCAGGGTGGGTCAACGTCCTCTAACCATCAACGAGGCCCACTTCTGGATGCAGGAGAATGATTACCTAGTCTGTGTCACCGACGGGGTAATCCATGCAGGAATTGGGGCCAAGTTAGCCCTTGGTTTAGGAGAGGCTGGTCTACAGGAGTTTCTTCAGGCCCGACTTACTCCTAACATGACTGCCCAAGAAGTAGCCGATAGAATTACTGAATACGTCCATTATCTATACAATGGCAAACCCGGTGATGATGCCACTACCTTGGTCCTAAAGATTCGCAAGCCCAAAAGACTCATGGTACTGGTCGGGCCACCTAAAGACAGAGCCCTAGATAAGGCCCTTGCCCACAAACTGGCTTACTATCCGGGTACAAAGGTTGTCTGCGGTGGCACCACCGCGAAACTCGTGGCCCGGGAACTAGGCCGCCAGATCGAAATTGATCTTGAACAATTTCCGGTGGAGCATCCGCCAACGGGACAGATTGAAGGTATTGACCTAGTCACTGAAGGGATCATCACCCTATGCGGTGCCGCCCAGTTTCTAGAAAACAAGAACCAAGATCATCAAGAAGACTCACCTGCTGTTCTGCTTGGCCAGATGCTTCTGGCCAGCGACTACATTGATTTTCACGTGGGCGGAGCAATTAATCCTGCCCATCAGAATCCCGAGCTACCCTTTGATTTGGCGCTCAAACAGCAGGTAGTAAATAAAATTGCCGCTGCCTTGGCACACCGGGGCAAGCGGGTTCAAGTACAGCTTTACTAA